From Gadus macrocephalus chromosome 16, ASM3116895v1:
aaagctgctcccaaCCAGGTttgttgcgagcgtaagtcaccaatggtgatacagcgacgcttaaagagatcgactttcatggtacagctaacccaggctttcagctcaacatacctcgctaaccctctaatcgagcttcgtagtacagacccctggattgggctttgcgggtTTGTTTagcggcgttgctattgttaccggccttgcgtgttccaacggtttattaggtatctaataaatcgctgtctaatcaatacttcattcactgcctcttccgtggtcatttacaatattatgaatagactgctcagtaaaaaaataaaattataataattataccagataaattttcagtcgcaccggtgcgcccaaataaaatatttggtcgcactaccccgaattctaggtgcatgtgcgcccaaattaggcgcactctggagccctgcactGGATTATCTGTTAATTTGTGGTTCTATGCGATCAGattcaactttgtggacaaaaataaCTTAATTTTTGAAAGAAAAGGGGAAATTTCTTCTTAAGTTGCTATTtacgagttttagtcacagaatgatttGGTTTGGCTGTGTTGGCCAACCTTTAGCTAACACTGTCGAATCACTGCCGGAGACCGCACCGGAGTGattgacagaaggcggggctatgttCGGCTGAAGCAATGTGTCTGATAACTCACTGTCCGAGAGAAAAGAAGACAGTGCACTGATCGGGGACGGCCTTCCATTCCGACATACTCCCACGCCGACATTGACGTCTAATTGTCGGAGTGGCggtgtcacaccaaatttgtaccgggtgccgaATTTGTACCGCCTAAGTAATCCATACAtcatccattccaaacctgcctggcaacagacgatcgcgtcgaacgtcCACTGGGTGGACGAGAGCTGGGCGGAGATGTtcgcgcatttcagaagcagggtgATTCcgtacaaaaataaatgtgtaattTCCCATGTGACTGCCTGGCACTAATGCTCCCGTTGAACTGATCTTTATTCCATCATGAACAATACTTGGACAAACGAGATGAACCGCATGACCGTTCCCACCTTAAAGGCGTTGCTTATTACATGGGCCAATTTTGATGACACCTATGAGAAAGAGTTTCCTTGACGCACAATGTTTTTGGTAAAAAgcatatttttacttaaaaacaAATAGCACAACAGTGGATTCACTTTCACAACTCAAGCCTTTCGCCAGTCTagaactctggccctcttaaggagcaacagaatgggtgtggctcaattaacctatgagccacagctgcagactattACGGCTAACAGCAAGACAGGAACATGtgcatcttttaaaacatggtttaacacagtgaagatgccattcacatcttccCATTACCTTCGCCCTCTTTTAAGATTGCAAACACAGTTTCAAGCGCAgtagataaaaaagaaaaaaaattgcgcAAGTCATTTGTGCTAAATAAACAGTTCATAAAGTCTCTCAGGTGACCTCCGATCTTCATTCCAAGATCACTCCTTCATGGccaaacactgcagtcttcacAGTACACAGCCCAGCTCTGAGACTTCCTCCATCCAGACCTCCAGACCACCTGCAAAATCCGCTCAGGCCTCTGCAGTTCCAGCAGATaacttggcctctgagcaccgGCCCTTCCCCTGGGCTGCAGACTGGTCCTCCAGGGGATGTCATCAGGAAGTCCTCAGCCATTGCTGTCCTCCGCCACTGCTGTTCTGTTAAGGCTCGGCAATAGCTCCCCACAAGGCTCACGTCAGCAACAAGGAGTTCCCGAGCTATTCCTCCTTCAGGCTTTGGCCAACCCCACAGGACAGCAGTTCAACTCCACCAGTGATCTCTTCTCCTAGCAGGTCTCTTCGTCTACCTGCTCACCTTTCACTGCGGCCCGCCATGAAGCTCCTTGAACAATGTTCTTCGAAATGTAGGTCCCCTCCACTCGGCTAGAGGAATCATCCCATTGCTGCCACCAAATTTAAAAAAGAGTTTCCTTGACGCACAATGTTTTTGGTAAAAAACATATTTCTACTTAAAACAAACAATAGCACATCAGTcgtttcacttgcacaactcaagcctCTCTCCAGTCTAGAACTCTGGCCTCgagaatgggtgtggctcaatcaacctatgagccacagctgcagactatGACGGCTAACAGCAAGACAGGAACATGTGCGTATTTTAAACCATGGTTTaacacagtgaagatgccaCTCACATCTTCATAACACCTGTCCACATTTCCACAGCAGCAGGCTGTCAGCAAACAAATCGATTTTGGAGCAAATTCACTCCTAAAACAAATATGTATAGGCTAATTTGAAGAGCGTTTGTCTCTGTGTTGAGGTCATGTTCTCGGAGCTCTATGAAGTTgacgtctctcacacacacacacacacacacacacacacacacacacacacacacacacacacacacacacacacacacacacacacacacacacacacaacatgtagTCATAgagctgggccccgtttcccgaaagcgtcgttagcctaagtggatcgtgaagtgcgtcgaaagggcatcgtagagttttcaccgcgtttcccgaaagcatcgtagggaacgaacgtcttgaaaacgctcgtagctaacgagtactccaggggtgctcgtaggtactcgtaggacgctaagagcatcgtcagctatagcctcagtggcgtcaccatcggacattccgtatattggatgcgttttattaaaacgcattgcgcctttatgttcttagtttggtaattaataaagattattaattaatttattaataaagatgttaaaatggccaaaataaaacgggacagtccagaaaatgtttgcgcaggcagggcactcaaaatgtgtgagagaaagtggggggatttgtgcagactgacataggctactcataaaacgtagcataaaataatgtaaaaaataaattaaattaaacaaatgaaaaaaaaaaaaaaataacgaaataaaataaatgaaaaaaaaaaaaaaaaaaaaaaatctttttttttataaaaaacaagcaaaggagcaggcaaaaggctgggatatggtggggattggtcacgttgacgggaatgtttagtgatgtgagggagggtggagggggttaaaaaaaagtctcaatcactattcgacgcgcatgaaaaccagccgcgtagttatgagggaggccgtcctcacaccgatcttcctcatcgtcatcgtcctcaacgtcctccggttcaagcaatgccaccccagccttagctgcaatgttgtgcaacatagccgtcacacatatcacggcgcatgacttggccggagaaaactggagccctccgcctgacttgtgaaggcatctaaagcgcaacttccacctcccgatcgtgcgctcaacgatgcaccgggccagacggtgggcttcgttgtattcctcatcatggacgtctcccgggttattcacaggtgtgaagaggaattatttaaggggggaaaatgccgtgaaacgcacagtgcattcaggattaggactgatatatgtcggtttaagcctaatcaattgtgttttaatgtctttagcattcatataattgcagtctatttttttcgtaggctactctgctgttgtccttgatggggatgtattttaaccctttttaacacaattttcctgcgacattcctgcgtctccccctcctacggagcccatttcagcaccgtgtcagtagacagttacaatcctacgacgtcgtgagtgcagcgaatgcgcgttcacgttaagaggagtttcgggaaacgctccaaagaaattgacgatggatcgcaagatccatcgtgagaatgatcgtacgagcgtggatccatcgttatcgggaaacggggcccagggctATTCAGTTTTAAGTTTCAtagaatatttatacatttccaGGGCATGTTATATAAGTGCATGCCCCACCACTCGTAACACACTTGTAAAATGAAGTTCTCAATTGATGGAATGGGTTATTTCATACATCATCACAACCAAAATTTggaattaatcaaataaattacagttaaataatactgaaatggctTATTTTTGGTTGAACACGTTTGAACTAAATATTTATGATCCCCCAAAGTTTACCTGAAGTTTGCGCAACTGATTGGTAGACTGTCTGAATGGCTGTACTAAAAGGTGTCGGAATGGGGGCATGTTGGAATGGGAGCATGTCGGAAGGGCGGCAAGTCGTACTGGGAGCATGTTGGACTGGTAGAATGCCGGACTGGCAGCATGTCGGAATGGCAGCATGTAAACGTGCTTATCAATTGCCAATATATCTATTTCGTGTGATTTTGCGGGAAAAAAGCTTGTGCTGCAGTTTTTAAAAACACgtgaataaatagcctttatattaacaaACCCtcaaaaatccacttgcccgttcgggccaccagaaatcaatctcaacAATCTCAACTACTTTTAGGTACCCCGGGAGAGTGGGCAACCGTTAGTGTTAACCCCTGCCCTGTGATGGTTATGCTTATGTTTAATCCAGCCTTATTTGGATTTGATTGGATGGTGGCTCTGTGATTGTGTCAAGTTCATGAATATTAAACAACCCTCTGACTTAAAAGGTCCAAGCAAAACTTTGTTCTAAATAATAACTCTTTTTTTGTTGCAATAACTAAGGCGATGAAACAAAATGTAGTTACTGATTCGATTAGTTGAGTGCTTGTTCATTATTTATATCAGATTACTTGTACAGTTATGATCTGTTTCATGATTGTATGCTCTGCGATAAATATTGATAGGTGATGCAATAGATTGCTTTTGGCTTTGTGATTTACTTTTAACATTCATAGATTGTCAGTGAATCAAGTGAGTCAAGTGAAAAAATGAACTTGCATAATGGCTCAATTCAAATAACAGAATTTGTTATCGGGGGGTTTGAGGAGGTTGGAAGACAAATGGAAATAGGTTTGGTGATATTAATTGTTTATGTTTTACTCATGTTAGCTAATACTCTCAACATAGTCTTTGTCATTTTAGACAAGAAACTACACAAACCAATGTATCTTCTGATTTGCAATTTGGCTGTTGTTGATATGCTGTATAGTACAAGTTCATGCCCAACTATGATTGGTGTATTATTGGCTGGTGTCAATACAATATCCTATGCGGCATGTTTGATTCAAATGTTCAGCTTTCAGGTAGCTGAAACGATGGAACTGTTTGCTTTGGCTGTCATGGCTTTCGATCGCTTGATTGCCATCTCTTTTCCATTGAGGTATCATAGCATACTAACAAATGTTCGTACCATAGCAATAACATATTTCCTTTGGGTCGCTGCCTGTGGCTTTGTCACTCTTATGCCTGTGCTTTTGATACCAATGCCTTACTGTTTTAACCGGTTACGCTATTCTTTCTGTGATTTCCCGGCTGTTGCCCGAACCTCTTGTCTCAATCCTTCATATTACTTTAATTTGGCCACCATCGTATggttctttttattatttttcacctTTGGTTTCATTTGCATATCTTACGTGTGGATTATGTCTGTTGTTTTGAGGTCATCTAAGAATGACAGTAGAAAGGTGCTCAGTACATGTTTCAGTCATATGCTTGTAGTAGCGTGTTACTACGTACCATTGTTTGTGCGTATTGTTTTCACCAGAATCGGCCTGGTGTTGACGCTGGAGGAACGACAAGGTTTAATGATTGGGGCCATTCTTGGTCCATCTCTTTTAAATCCCTTTGTGTACTGTTTAACaactaaagaaataaaaaacaagttgttCGGTATATTCAAGAAAGTAAAACCAATACAATAggattgcattttttaaatgcatCTGCTATTGCTGTATCTTGTATCTTGTAATGCAGTGGTTACAGTGGTTTCCAAACTGTAGGTCACAAACCTGTGATGGACCAACTGGGCCATGGGATGGCCTCGCTTTATTTTTGGTTCACAAACatcacaaaatacacaaaaaaaacacaaaatgtggTTTGTGTTTATCCTGAAAGTATCTCCTAGGTGGGTTATGGCCTGAAAGGTTTGCAAACTTCTGCTCTCATGCATCTCTCACTTGCGATACAAGATTTGTTTGCAAATAAAATAGTCTATAGTGCTGTCCAAAGAAAATGCACCCTGTCCGATTTTCCCCAAGCTGTTTTTTGAAGTGTGcattaaatgtaaataaagatTATTTACAGAAGATGCTCTGATTTTGAATTGTTTTAgtacttaaaaatatataaagactTGGCCTATCACAAACTATGTAACATTTTATGTTTGCACATATGTGTGAGGGTAAACTAACTAATGGAGGTGGCTTACTAATGAGTACCAGGAGTAGACGTACAATCTCTATTTGGAAATCTTATACATTTTGTGTAGAAATATTGCCTTTTAGAATTTAATCCTTACAATTTTGGGCCCAAACTAATAACGCAATTCATTTTTGTGGTCTTAGGGCgcattcacactaggccatctgtaccatGCCCTAGTCCGTTTTACACCTGTACCGTGCTGaagtctagatcgtttggctagtgtgagcacgccAACCGTACTCAAGTCCACTTCCATTCCATGGCCtgagcacacttgggagaggtgttctcaggccacggtacagatgctaatacAGATGCACgtctacgcaacctgagctcgatgacgtatagtccatacGACCCTTCTTTaccattaaacaataaacatgacgGCAAGCGGTTCAGGTTGGTACGATAGTGAAGTTGAGTTTTCGATCAAAAATACCCCGTTCGTCCAGGCGCAGgttttcttggttcactggagaaggcggggctgcgcacagagtctagacctctttagaataatttgcacgCTTCCgaatgttttaatgttttaacccgcatgcaagaataagttcacgtctgagtgtaggccacaaacgcgattaactatttagaagtgcaaaaatgcaaacatattCTGTCGTATTTACAACAAAATTAAACGTGTGCAGGGTTCAGGGTTCGGGAGGGTAAAATGGGGTTCTTCAACGTGAGCAGAATATTGCTTTACTTTGggtgtgaacgcacctttaGGCCTCACCTTTACTGTAATTACTCCTcccactactactgctgctacatCTACTCATGTGGAATAATTGTTCAATAATAGTCACAATGCTACAACATATTAAAAGTCACATATTCTGGATGCAATGCGTGGAACAACATAGAAATAACTATGTTATTCTGTTAATACTAATCTTTATACATATTAATGATAATAAGATGCACTGGCGTCAGGTTTATTAAACAGCCCTGGATATATTCATCAT
This genomic window contains:
- the LOC132474605 gene encoding olfactory receptor 6N1-like, producing the protein MNLHNGSIQITEFVIGGFEEVGRQMEIGLVILIVYVLLMLANTLNIVFVILDKKLHKPMYLLICNLAVVDMLYSTSSCPTMIGVLLAGVNTISYAACLIQMFSFQVAETMELFALAVMAFDRLIAISFPLRYHSILTNVRTIAITYFLWVAACGFVTLMPVLLIPMPYCFNRLRYSFCDFPAVARTSCLNPSYYFNLATIVWFFLLFFTFGFICISYVWIMSVVLRSSKNDSRKVLSTCFSHMLVVACYYVPLFVRIVFTRIGLVLTLEERQGLMIGAILGPSLLNPFVYCLTTKEIKNKLFGIFKKVKPIQ